From Algoriphagus sp. NG3, the proteins below share one genomic window:
- a CDS encoding DUF1569 domain-containing protein, whose amino-acid sequence MKTVFDPAAREELTRRISLVKEDSHPQWGKMNVYQMLKHNTYWNGWILGIEDHAYKQAFIGKIFGKIALKRMIRDDSPFDKNIPTSDQFKVKEHDGDLEAERSHWISLINNYGEYSNPTFVHDFFGKMTKEQIGILVYKHTDHHLRQFGA is encoded by the coding sequence ATGAAAACAGTTTTTGATCCGGCAGCAAGAGAGGAGCTTACGCGGAGAATAAGTTTAGTAAAAGAAGACAGCCATCCTCAATGGGGTAAAATGAATGTTTATCAGATGCTCAAGCATAACACCTATTGGAACGGATGGATACTTGGGATAGAGGATCACGCTTACAAACAAGCTTTCATAGGTAAGATTTTTGGTAAAATTGCCTTGAAAAGGATGATAAGAGACGACAGTCCTTTTGATAAAAATATTCCCACCTCAGACCAGTTTAAAGTAAAGGAGCATGATGGTGACTTGGAGGCTGAACGGTCTCATTGGATTTCTTTGATCAATAACTATGGGGAGTATAGTAATCCGACATTTGTCCACGATTTCTTTGGCAAGATGACCAAAGAGCAAATCGGGATCTTAGTTTACAAGCACACTGATCATCATTTAAGACAATTCGGAGCCTGA
- a CDS encoding two-component regulator propeller domain-containing protein translates to MKPFSITFLLFSFSLFGHAQISDTTAFFPQQNQLTFYLLDVENGLSNNYINHIEQDSLGFIWIATIDGLNRYDGRTFQIYRKSNLNPSSGPASNYIEQLKIDPNQHLLLATSKGLSSYNPKSGLFNKTDSIKGLNQNSISYIIDGPRHQKIIANYEGGVQILAGDSVRVSFSHHSSNPNSLSSIRISALALQGDSILWVGHFDKGLDKIDLRQNTVLPVADSNSSVPPNINSLYTDNSGNLWIGTNEGIRVITPGADTLKITEAESPNLGLSDGSVLCFEKDDAGNLWIGTRNGGLNLLDAEHFLQNQQVKINWYLPKQDGTSVFNRTVSALKLSKDGYLWIGTSTGINFVNLKGDPVKLIQRNLSKNHTISHDRIGSLAEGKNGSIWIGTDGGGLDYFHRKKESIQHYVHEPDNPNSLSNNYIISLLEDSKGKVWVGTYQGGLNLLDPNTGSSKHYLYESQEKGNDVRVIYEGKNGQLWVGTNRGGLYRYHPPIDNFDYVRQLGKIDIRDIAEDELGNLWLATFGDGIIRYNYLTGEQERYNENTISGFPAEVVFAIEVLKDGDILAGSRHEGLIRLNPISRDFTLFTDVNGLSNTSINSMVMGKDGKIWLGTYRGISYFDPETNAIGNLNSINNIQLGEFNIGASLVNQDGQVYMGGNKGINVFDPETLDKQSNKYPLLFTDLRLMNKKASVGKEVEGYQLSESLPYLSQLNLSHHHSLISLDFVALKLPVGKDINYAYKLEPYHSQWIETNHTGTANLSNIPPGNYTLKARATSGIVTIAENELKIHISPPFWKTWPAYLLYLFVVVSLVIIGMRYYAERLKLKNSLLFEKKQRHLEHELNEERVRFFTGFSHELKTPLTLILAPVEDLLMETKNPKHSKVLKLIQKNAKYLHEMISKLLEFRNAELNVNELNVKTQPLIRPLKQWIEQYHPLAKHKGIKIRSELPKSDFTAAVDIQKLHIIFNNLLSNALKYCKPGDQITVSLKESVSEFELYISDNGPGIPYEEQDHVFNWYYQGGASSTENGAGIGLALTKKLIEDHQGSIQLTSQPGKGSSFKIKIPKNAGKEHTTALQDFGINGEWLPVSDSVDPHPHASFEVNGDREVLLVIDDNSQILDYMNTMLADHYDLIFAENGKQGLEKAVHYVPDLIISDIMMPEKNGIDLCGMLKENPGTTHIPVILLSAKGSVESITSGYGKGADDYITKPFEAQILKSRIRNLLDAKIRLRSYYLEKNANSEELTSTEKTAIGKEKSFLRELEMHIKDGIAQQSSDVDSISQAMGMSRTSLFRKLKALTGQNINQYIRTVKVARAAKLIKEEKLGVAQAAYEVGFTSVKYFRKLFKEQFGHLPSELNESEFHSDEK, encoded by the coding sequence ATGAAACCCTTTAGTATAACCTTCCTTTTATTCTCATTTTCCTTGTTCGGGCATGCGCAGATTTCCGATACCACAGCGTTTTTCCCCCAACAAAACCAGCTCACCTTCTACCTGCTCGATGTAGAAAATGGACTATCCAATAACTACATCAATCACATCGAGCAGGATTCCCTGGGTTTCATCTGGATCGCTACGATAGATGGACTCAACCGGTACGACGGACGTACATTCCAGATTTACAGAAAAAGCAACCTTAATCCTTCCTCTGGCCCAGCCTCCAATTACATAGAGCAACTCAAAATAGACCCTAACCAACATCTCCTCCTGGCTACCAGCAAAGGACTAAGCAGCTATAATCCAAAGTCGGGCTTGTTCAATAAGACCGATTCTATAAAGGGGTTGAACCAAAACTCTATCAGCTATATTATCGATGGCCCTAGGCATCAAAAAATCATAGCCAATTACGAAGGCGGGGTACAGATTCTGGCTGGGGACAGTGTACGTGTCAGTTTTTCCCACCATTCTTCCAATCCCAACTCACTCTCCTCTATCCGTATTTCAGCGCTGGCATTACAGGGTGATTCCATACTTTGGGTAGGTCATTTTGACAAAGGATTGGATAAAATTGATTTGCGCCAAAACACAGTGCTTCCGGTGGCTGATTCAAATTCATCTGTTCCGCCTAACATCAATTCACTCTATACAGATAATTCAGGTAATCTCTGGATAGGCACCAATGAAGGTATCCGGGTCATCACTCCAGGTGCAGACACCTTAAAAATCACCGAGGCAGAAAGTCCTAATCTAGGATTGAGCGATGGAAGTGTTTTGTGTTTTGAAAAAGATGATGCGGGGAATCTTTGGATCGGGACTAGAAATGGAGGACTGAACCTTCTGGATGCAGAACACTTCCTACAGAATCAACAAGTAAAAATAAATTGGTATCTGCCCAAGCAAGACGGTACCAGTGTATTCAACAGGACAGTTTCCGCTCTTAAGCTGAGCAAGGACGGTTACCTATGGATAGGAACAAGTACAGGCATCAACTTCGTCAACCTCAAAGGGGATCCTGTGAAGCTGATCCAGCGCAACCTGTCCAAGAACCATACTATCTCACACGATAGAATAGGATCTCTGGCAGAAGGCAAAAATGGCAGTATCTGGATAGGAACTGACGGTGGTGGCTTGGATTACTTTCACCGCAAAAAAGAAAGCATCCAGCATTACGTACATGAGCCAGACAATCCCAACAGCCTTTCTAACAATTACATCATCTCCCTGCTAGAGGACAGCAAAGGCAAGGTTTGGGTTGGCACGTACCAGGGAGGCCTGAATTTACTAGACCCCAACACCGGAAGCAGCAAGCATTACCTCTATGAAAGTCAGGAAAAAGGCAACGATGTACGGGTAATCTATGAGGGCAAAAACGGTCAGCTCTGGGTAGGAACCAACCGAGGCGGGCTATATCGATACCATCCACCCATTGACAATTTTGACTACGTAAGGCAATTGGGAAAAATAGATATCCGTGATATAGCAGAAGATGAACTGGGGAATCTTTGGCTGGCTACTTTCGGCGATGGTATCATCCGATATAATTATTTGACGGGCGAGCAGGAACGCTACAATGAGAATACAATTTCAGGATTCCCGGCAGAAGTCGTCTTTGCCATCGAAGTTCTGAAGGATGGGGATATCCTAGCCGGAAGCAGGCACGAAGGATTGATCCGATTAAACCCTATTTCCAGAGATTTCACTCTTTTTACTGATGTAAATGGTCTGAGCAATACTTCCATCAACAGCATGGTGATGGGAAAAGACGGTAAAATCTGGCTAGGCACTTACAGAGGAATCAGCTATTTCGATCCTGAGACCAACGCTATCGGCAATCTTAATTCTATCAACAACATACAACTGGGGGAATTCAACATAGGCGCCTCACTGGTCAACCAAGATGGCCAGGTATATATGGGAGGCAATAAGGGGATAAATGTGTTTGACCCAGAAACACTGGACAAGCAATCAAATAAATACCCCTTGCTCTTCACCGATCTGCGACTGATGAATAAAAAAGCTTCTGTAGGAAAGGAAGTGGAAGGCTATCAGCTCTCAGAAAGCCTCCCCTACCTATCCCAACTCAACCTATCCCATCACCATAGCCTGATTTCCCTTGATTTTGTAGCGCTAAAGCTTCCAGTAGGCAAAGACATAAACTATGCTTATAAATTGGAACCATACCATAGCCAATGGATAGAAACCAACCATACCGGAACAGCAAACCTGAGTAATATTCCACCTGGCAATTATACACTAAAGGCCAGAGCTACTTCAGGTATTGTTACCATTGCAGAAAATGAGCTCAAAATCCATATAAGTCCGCCTTTTTGGAAAACTTGGCCTGCCTACCTTCTCTATCTTTTTGTAGTGGTTTCACTGGTTATCATCGGGATGAGATACTATGCTGAAAGGCTAAAACTGAAAAACTCACTGCTTTTTGAGAAAAAACAGCGGCACTTGGAGCATGAGCTCAATGAGGAGCGGGTACGTTTTTTTACCGGTTTTTCCCATGAGCTGAAAACACCCCTGACCCTTATCCTCGCTCCTGTAGAGGATTTGCTGATGGAGACCAAAAACCCAAAGCACAGTAAAGTCCTCAAGCTGATCCAGAAAAATGCCAAATACCTGCATGAGATGATCTCCAAACTGCTGGAATTTAGAAATGCAGAACTCAACGTGAACGAACTGAATGTAAAAACACAGCCTCTCATCCGACCTCTGAAACAGTGGATAGAGCAATACCATCCACTTGCAAAACACAAGGGGATCAAAATCAGAAGTGAATTACCAAAATCCGACTTTACAGCAGCTGTTGACATCCAGAAACTCCATATCATTTTCAACAACCTACTCTCCAATGCATTAAAATACTGTAAACCCGGTGATCAAATTACTGTATCCCTAAAAGAATCAGTTTCGGAATTTGAACTCTATATCAGTGACAATGGCCCTGGAATCCCCTATGAGGAACAAGACCATGTTTTCAACTGGTACTACCAAGGTGGAGCAAGCTCTACAGAAAATGGGGCTGGAATCGGTTTGGCTCTTACCAAAAAACTAATCGAAGATCATCAAGGCTCCATACAGCTCACCAGTCAGCCTGGGAAAGGCAGCAGTTTTAAAATCAAAATACCTAAAAACGCAGGCAAAGAACATACTACTGCACTACAAGATTTTGGGATAAATGGAGAGTGGCTACCGGTGTCCGATTCAGTAGATCCTCATCCTCATGCCAGCTTTGAAGTGAACGGCGATAGGGAGGTGTTGCTGGTCATTGATGACAATTCCCAGATTTTGGATTATATGAATACGATGCTGGCAGATCACTACGATTTGATCTTTGCTGAGAATGGAAAACAGGGATTGGAAAAAGCGGTGCACTATGTCCCAGATCTGATCATTTCAGATATTATGATGCCCGAGAAAAACGGTATTGACCTCTGCGGAATGCTGAAAGAGAATCCCGGAACCACCCATATCCCGGTGATTTTACTTTCCGCAAAAGGCAGTGTAGAAAGTATCACTTCGGGATATGGAAAAGGCGCAGACGACTACATCACCAAACCTTTTGAAGCACAGATTCTCAAATCCCGCATCAGAAATCTGCTGGATGCTAAGATCCGACTTCGATCCTACTACCTGGAAAAGAACGCAAACAGCGAAGAACTTACCTCCACAGAAAAAACAGCAATAGGCAAGGAAAAGTCATTCTTGAGAGAACTGGAAATGCATATTAAAGATGGAATAGCTCAGCAAAGCTCAGATGTAGACAGCATCTCACAGGCCATGGGAATGAGCAGAACCTCTTTATTCAGAAAATTAAAAGCACTTACGGGCCAAAATATCAATCAGTATATCCGTACAGTTAAAGTAGCCAGAGCTGCAAAATTGATCAAAGAAGAAAAACTTGGAGTGGCACAGGCTGCCTATGAAGTCGGGTTTACCAGCGTCAAATACTTCAGAAAATTATTCAAAGAGCAGTTTGGGCACCTTCCTTCCGAACTAAATGAAAGTGAATTTCATTCGGACGAAAAATGA
- a CDS encoding TonB-dependent receptor, with amino-acid sequence MLTQLPARAWLYCISFMLTMMCSVPNVFGQEKISGRVLDETGTGLPGASVLLKGTTTGAVTDLDGNFTLSIESASNATLSISFIGYLTQEYAVQSGESNVTIQMVPDEQSLNEVVVVGYGEQKKATLTGSVSQVEGRDLQNSPQPNISNSLSGRFSGIIANNRGGEPGYDGSSISIRGLATTGNNDVLVVVDGVPGQIGGLERLNPNDIESISVLKDASAAIYGSRAANGVILVTTKRGKSGKPVISYSFNQGFSSPTRLPAMADAGTYAEIRNEIAYYNNPQGGLNQIYSQDELGMFRSGTDPLNYPNTDWAAAALNNTALQSQHDLSIRGGSENVTYFLSLGKTGQDGLYKDGATRYDQYSFRSNVDADITEKLTVGLSLSGRKEDRQYPTSGAGEIFRSIYRAYPTVAAVYPNGLPSTGIENSNPVVMATEQGGLNHNPRYVFNGILRGKYEFGFLDGLSAEGFFSVDESSDRSRNFSKPYTLYNYDRTSDAYNPVVVGGGPDQQPTLSESHYTQSMVVSNIRLNFKHYFGDHFFDAFVGYEQSANRSHTLGASRLHFPTAETPELSQGGAAASDYDNWGSSYNYTRKSYLSRIAYNYNEKYLAELQMRVDGSSNFPQDSRYGFFPSLSVGYRISEESWFREKVGFFDDLKFRASYGKLGNDNVGQFQYFDNYSFNNRYVLGDVVHTGIDLTRLANPNITWEVATKTDIGFNAIWLKKFTTEFIYFQQDRSKILTIRNASIPGTSGIVNPHDEESLVPAENIGEVKSHGFESTVGYQHEGNFSFGVAGNFTYAKNEIVYIDEAAGVLEYQRQTGNPMNTYLLYNAIGIFRSQEELDSTPHVPGAMVGDLIYEDFNGDGVIDADDMTRSKYGNIPQITFGMTLNAAWKNWDFSAVVSGQSQVSQYVLPESGTVGNFYSSWADNRYSPTNPEGTFPRVSERSSSAVSGGLYRNNFWLNDASFVRLKNVQIGYNVPQPVLDKLSISSLKIYANAFNLFTLTKVKDYDPEGSSESGQFYPQQKIINLGVNIQF; translated from the coding sequence ATGCTAACACAATTACCAGCCAGGGCATGGCTGTATTGTATATCATTTATGCTAACAATGATGTGCAGTGTGCCCAATGTATTCGGTCAGGAAAAAATCTCCGGTCGGGTACTAGACGAAACGGGGACAGGATTGCCAGGGGCATCAGTCTTACTGAAAGGTACTACCACCGGTGCCGTTACAGACTTGGATGGCAATTTCACCTTGTCTATAGAGTCTGCTTCCAACGCTACTTTAAGTATTTCTTTTATCGGGTATCTGACCCAGGAATATGCGGTTCAAAGCGGGGAAAGCAATGTGACCATCCAGATGGTACCTGATGAGCAGTCACTCAATGAAGTAGTGGTGGTAGGATACGGAGAACAGAAGAAAGCTACGCTTACCGGTTCTGTTTCGCAGGTAGAAGGAAGGGATTTACAGAATAGCCCTCAGCCCAATATTTCCAACTCCCTTTCCGGTAGGTTTTCTGGGATAATAGCCAACAATCGCGGAGGCGAACCTGGTTACGATGGTTCCAGTATCAGCATACGTGGCTTGGCCACTACAGGAAACAATGATGTGCTGGTCGTGGTGGATGGAGTGCCTGGACAAATAGGCGGATTGGAGCGACTCAATCCCAATGACATTGAAAGTATCTCGGTATTAAAGGATGCCTCTGCGGCGATCTACGGATCCAGAGCTGCCAATGGTGTGATTCTGGTGACCACCAAGCGTGGTAAATCCGGAAAACCCGTCATTTCCTACAGCTTCAACCAAGGATTCTCTTCCCCTACACGACTGCCAGCTATGGCAGATGCCGGGACATATGCTGAGATCAGAAATGAAATCGCCTATTACAATAATCCCCAGGGAGGTTTAAATCAAATATACTCGCAGGATGAGTTGGGAATGTTTAGAAGCGGTACGGATCCACTCAATTATCCCAATACCGATTGGGCAGCAGCTGCGCTGAATAACACTGCTTTGCAAAGCCAGCATGATCTGAGTATCAGAGGTGGTTCTGAAAATGTCACCTATTTCCTATCCTTGGGCAAAACCGGGCAGGACGGACTGTACAAAGACGGAGCTACGCGCTACGACCAATACAGCTTCAGATCCAATGTGGATGCCGATATCACAGAGAAACTGACCGTAGGCTTATCCTTGTCGGGAAGAAAAGAAGATAGGCAATACCCAACATCTGGAGCAGGAGAAATTTTCAGATCTATCTATAGAGCTTATCCTACAGTGGCGGCTGTCTATCCAAATGGACTTCCTTCTACAGGCATAGAAAATTCCAATCCTGTGGTCATGGCTACAGAGCAGGGAGGGTTAAACCATAACCCCCGCTATGTATTCAATGGTATTCTAAGAGGAAAGTATGAATTTGGCTTCCTAGACGGTCTTTCTGCGGAAGGCTTTTTCTCTGTAGATGAAAGCTCTGACAGATCTAGGAATTTCAGCAAACCTTATACTTTGTATAACTATGACCGCACTTCGGATGCTTACAATCCCGTAGTAGTAGGGGGAGGGCCTGACCAGCAGCCTACGCTTTCAGAGTCTCACTACACCCAGTCCATGGTGGTGTCCAATATCAGACTGAACTTCAAACATTATTTTGGAGACCATTTCTTTGATGCTTTTGTAGGATATGAGCAAAGTGCAAACAGGTCCCATACGCTGGGGGCTTCCAGGCTGCATTTCCCGACTGCAGAAACCCCGGAATTGTCCCAAGGAGGAGCTGCGGCTTCTGATTATGACAACTGGGGAAGCAGCTACAATTACACCAGAAAAAGTTACCTCAGCAGAATTGCTTATAACTACAATGAAAAATATCTGGCTGAATTGCAGATGAGAGTGGACGGATCCTCTAATTTCCCTCAGGACAGCAGGTATGGTTTTTTCCCTTCCCTATCTGTAGGATATAGGATATCCGAAGAAAGCTGGTTTAGGGAAAAAGTAGGCTTCTTTGATGACCTGAAATTCAGGGCATCTTATGGTAAGCTTGGAAATGACAACGTTGGGCAGTTCCAGTATTTTGACAACTACTCCTTCAACAACCGCTATGTACTCGGAGATGTAGTACACACAGGTATCGATCTTACCCGTCTTGCCAATCCAAATATTACTTGGGAAGTGGCTACAAAAACTGACATTGGCTTTAATGCAATTTGGTTGAAGAAGTTTACCACTGAATTCATCTATTTCCAGCAGGACAGAAGCAAGATCCTGACGATCAGAAACGCCTCTATTCCGGGGACTTCCGGAATCGTCAATCCACACGATGAGGAATCACTTGTCCCTGCGGAAAATATCGGCGAGGTAAAAAGCCATGGTTTTGAGTCCACTGTTGGCTATCAGCACGAAGGGAATTTTAGCTTTGGTGTAGCAGGGAATTTCACTTACGCCAAAAATGAAATTGTATATATAGATGAAGCTGCCGGAGTACTGGAATATCAGCGTCAGACTGGAAACCCTATGAATACTTATCTGCTTTATAATGCAATTGGTATTTTCAGAAGCCAGGAAGAACTGGATAGTACTCCTCATGTGCCGGGAGCGATGGTAGGTGACCTTATATATGAAGATTTTAATGGGGATGGAGTGATAGATGCAGACGATATGACCCGAAGTAAGTATGGCAATATCCCTCAGATTACGTTTGGTATGACGCTCAACGCTGCCTGGAAAAACTGGGACTTCTCTGCTGTGGTTTCAGGACAATCGCAGGTAAGCCAGTATGTGCTGCCAGAATCAGGTACAGTCGGCAACTTCTACAGCAGCTGGGCAGATAACCGGTATTCTCCCACCAATCCAGAGGGCACTTTTCCAAGAGTCAGCGAGAGATCCTCCTCAGCTGTCAGTGGAGGATTATACAGAAATAATTTCTGGCTGAACGATGCCTCTTTTGTCAGATTGAAGAATGTGCAGATCGGTTACAATGTGCCTCAGCCTGTTTTGGATAAGCTATCCATCAGCAGTCTGAAGATCTATGCGAATGCATTCAACCTATTCACACTCACCAAAGTGAAAGATTATGACCCAGAAGGATCCAGCGAAAGCGGACAATTCTATCCACAGCAGAAGATCATTAATCTAGGTGTCAACATTCAATTCTAA
- a CDS encoding RagB/SusD family nutrient uptake outer membrane protein, producing the protein MTTKNIFKPFLGIALSGMLLGGCQEDFLDVVPTDRVSDASILSDSTLFEAYVINRYLGVRLIDKEGDAYQPGFGRGFEYAMWSSLTDESIYNNDDNTWFIQQGQLSPQNTGIAGTFWGRSYRSIREVNYALANIGELEMSQSGKDRLIAELRFIRAFRYFDLIKNYGDVVLMGDNVAQLGDDFSDPSFYERAPKEEAIAYAVQELDAATAGLPQTNSAAWLEGRATKGAALALKSRLLLYAASPLYNDGGSDAQKWQQAAQAAKAVMDLGQYSLYQNGYGELFLTPQSNSEIIFARYYNINARHTALEIANGPNGYDGWGGNVPLQNLIDDYEMMDGTPFSWDNEEQARAPYENRDPRFYASILYNGAPYREREVETFLPNGRDSQGGPSNWNTSKTGYYLRKFIDEDLPIRNPWEVAGTQNWIYFRYAEILLNYAEAQNEAVGPDGTVYEAINSIRSRAGVEMPPLPAGLNKDEMRERIHHERRIELAFEEHRYYDVRRWMTADEVENTPAYGIDIVKAADGTFTYTRKISLNGKKFEPQNYWLPIPRSEILASDNQLKQNPGY; encoded by the coding sequence ATGACTACTAAAAATATATTTAAACCTTTCTTGGGAATTGCGCTGAGCGGCATGTTGCTCGGCGGATGTCAGGAAGATTTTCTGGATGTAGTGCCTACTGATAGAGTCTCGGATGCTTCCATTCTATCTGATTCCACACTCTTTGAGGCCTATGTGATCAATAGATACCTAGGAGTGAGATTGATTGATAAAGAAGGTGATGCCTACCAGCCTGGGTTCGGACGAGGCTTCGAATATGCCATGTGGAGCTCCCTCACGGATGAGTCCATTTACAACAATGATGATAACACATGGTTTATCCAGCAAGGCCAGCTTTCTCCTCAGAATACCGGAATAGCGGGTACTTTCTGGGGCAGATCCTACAGAAGCATCCGGGAGGTGAATTATGCACTTGCCAATATAGGAGAATTGGAAATGAGCCAGTCCGGAAAAGACAGGCTGATTGCTGAGCTGAGATTTATCCGTGCATTCCGATATTTTGATCTGATTAAAAATTACGGAGATGTGGTGCTGATGGGGGACAACGTAGCCCAACTGGGAGATGACTTCAGCGACCCTTCTTTTTATGAACGAGCTCCCAAAGAAGAAGCAATAGCCTATGCTGTTCAGGAGTTGGATGCTGCGACAGCAGGATTGCCTCAAACTAACAGTGCGGCATGGCTGGAAGGGCGGGCTACCAAAGGAGCAGCATTGGCATTGAAGTCGAGGCTCTTGCTTTATGCAGCCAGCCCACTATACAATGATGGCGGTAGTGACGCCCAAAAGTGGCAGCAGGCAGCGCAGGCCGCAAAGGCTGTAATGGATCTGGGACAGTATAGTCTGTACCAAAACGGATATGGAGAGTTGTTTTTGACGCCCCAGAGCAATTCTGAAATCATTTTTGCTAGATATTATAATATTAATGCAAGGCATACTGCACTGGAGATCGCCAATGGCCCGAATGGTTACGATGGTTGGGGCGGTAATGTGCCGCTTCAAAATCTGATTGATGACTATGAAATGATGGATGGAACTCCGTTCAGCTGGGATAATGAAGAGCAAGCCCGTGCGCCTTATGAGAATAGAGATCCTAGATTCTATGCAAGTATCCTCTACAATGGCGCTCCCTACAGAGAAAGGGAAGTGGAAACATTCCTTCCGAACGGAAGGGATAGCCAGGGAGGCCCGTCAAACTGGAATACAAGTAAGACCGGTTACTACCTGAGGAAATTCATCGATGAAGATCTCCCGATCCGCAATCCTTGGGAGGTCGCAGGTACCCAAAACTGGATATATTTCCGATATGCTGAAATACTTCTCAACTACGCCGAAGCCCAGAACGAAGCTGTCGGGCCCGATGGGACTGTATATGAAGCGATCAATTCAATCAGAAGTAGAGCGGGGGTGGAGATGCCGCCTTTGCCAGCAGGACTGAACAAGGACGAGATGAGAGAAAGAATTCATCATGAGCGTAGGATAGAGCTTGCTTTCGAAGAGCATCGCTACTATGACGTGAGAAGATGGATGACCGCTGATGAAGTGGAAAATACGCCTGCTTACGGGATTGATATTGTGAAAGCTGCCGATGGTACATTTACTTACACCAGGAAAATATCCTTGAACGGGAAGAAGTTTGAACCTCAGAATTATTGGTTACCAATACCGAGATCAGAAATTTTGGCATCCGACAACCAGCTGAAACAGAACCCGGGTTATTGA
- a CDS encoding glycoside hydrolase, which translates to MNISQYTMIKPLVKYLLTAVSGLLISCQSSGQDQQRNNPQGEAITVNALNKESHQTIEHFGASDAWSTQFVGLWPYAKKRAIAELLFSMEEDTDGNPKGIGLSMWRFNVGAGSAGQGEESGIRDEWRRAESFLETDGSYNWEKQAGQVWFAQAAKEFGVGKLLLFPNSPPVSMTKNGRAYASDAKSNLDEDNYEAFGEYLTEVTKGLEKKGLSVAYISPVNEPQWDWSDGGQEGTPFWNNEISGIVKALDKSLAAKNLQTKIDVAEAGKIDYLYEHADKEGRGKQVRDFFHPESSNYIGDLTHVSPTISAHSYFTTSPFETAVNKRSRVSSEISSVQGLSYWMSEYCILGDNGGEINGNGRDLGIDPALYVARVIHNDLTVSNASAWHWWLAVSPYDYKDGLVYIDKQKEDGNFYESKMLWVLGNYSRYIRPGYQRIGVEVNKEKQQTPDLLVSAYQSPSKEEMVFVLVNSGIKEVTLDLTVDGKVTSVQEAYVTSKDKDLESMKSGISEGNVTIPARSIVTVLAENGG; encoded by the coding sequence ATGAACATAAGCCAGTACACTATGATAAAGCCCTTGGTAAAATACTTACTTACAGCGGTCTCCGGATTGCTTATTTCCTGCCAGAGTTCCGGACAGGATCAGCAAAGGAACAATCCCCAAGGTGAGGCTATAACAGTAAATGCACTCAATAAGGAATCCCATCAGACAATAGAACATTTTGGTGCGTCAGATGCCTGGTCCACCCAGTTTGTGGGATTATGGCCTTATGCTAAGAAGCGCGCAATTGCCGAACTGCTTTTTAGCATGGAAGAGGATACAGATGGTAATCCGAAGGGAATCGGGCTATCGATGTGGAGATTTAATGTGGGGGCAGGCAGTGCCGGACAGGGAGAGGAAAGCGGGATTCGTGATGAATGGAGAAGAGCTGAGTCTTTTCTGGAGACAGATGGTTCATACAATTGGGAGAAGCAGGCAGGACAAGTCTGGTTTGCCCAAGCTGCGAAGGAATTTGGAGTAGGCAAGTTGCTGCTTTTCCCAAATAGCCCACCAGTATCCATGACCAAAAATGGAAGGGCATACGCATCGGATGCTAAGTCAAACTTGGATGAGGATAATTATGAAGCCTTCGGAGAATACCTTACGGAGGTCACAAAAGGGTTGGAAAAAAAAGGGTTGAGCGTAGCTTATATCAGTCCCGTGAATGAGCCACAGTGGGATTGGTCTGATGGAGGACAGGAAGGCACGCCTTTTTGGAACAATGAGATTTCAGGGATTGTAAAAGCACTAGACAAATCCTTGGCAGCAAAAAATCTCCAGACCAAAATAGATGTAGCGGAAGCTGGAAAGATCGACTACCTCTATGAGCACGCTGATAAGGAAGGGAGGGGAAAGCAGGTCAGAGACTTCTTCCATCCGGAATCCTCAAATTACATAGGTGATCTTACCCATGTCAGCCCTACGATATCAGCACACAGTTACTTCACTACCTCGCCTTTCGAAACTGCAGTGAATAAACGATCGAGGGTTTCTTCTGAAATCAGCTCAGTTCAGGGATTAAGCTACTGGATGAGCGAGTATTGCATTCTTGGGGACAATGGAGGAGAAATCAATGGCAACGGTAGAGATTTGGGAATAGATCCGGCACTCTATGTGGCACGGGTAATCCACAACGATCTGACTGTTTCCAATGCCAGTGCCTGGCACTGGTGGCTGGCAGTTTCTCCCTATGACTACAAAGATGGGCTAGTATATATTGATAAGCAGAAAGAAGATGGCAATTTCTACGAAAGTAAAATGCTATGGGTCCTTGGCAATTACAGCAGATATATCCGGCCGGGATATCAGCGGATTGGTGTGGAGGTGAATAAGGAAAAACAGCAGACTCCTGATCTACTGGTGTCTGCTTATCAATCACCTTCCAAAGAGGAAATGGTTTTCGTCCTGGTCAATTCCGGAATCAAGGAAGTAACTCTGGATTTGACTGTGGATGGAAAGGTGACCTCTGTCCAAGAGGCCTATGTCACATCCAAAGATAAGGATCTGGAATCTATGAAAAGTGGGATCTCAGAGGGTAATGTCACTATACCTGCTAGATCCATAGTGACGGTTTTAGCTGAGAATGGGGGCTGA